Genomic window (Candidatus Latescibacter sp.):
AAACTGGTGGATTCGCTCGGCGGCATGCAGGAGGCGGTAGCGGCCTACGCCGCCCGCGCCGGTGAAAAACTGCGCCGTGAGCGCCTAGCCGCCGGGGCGCTGATGATCTTCATCATGACCAACCGCTTCCGCGACGAGCCGCAGTACACGAACTCCACCGCGATGGAGCTGCCGGTTCCCACCGCCTGCACCCCGGAGCTTATCCAGTACGCCCTCATCTGCCTCGACCGCATATACCGTAAGGGATACCGGTTCTACAAGGCGGGGATCATCCTCGATGCCCTGGTTCCCTGGGGCCGGATTCAGACCGACCTTTTCGACGCCCGCAACCGTGACCTTGACAAGCGCCTCATGTTCGCACTCGATGAAGTGAACGCACGTCACGGCGCAGGCGCCCTCACCTTTGCGGTTACCGGGATTCAGCGGCCATGGAAAACCAAGTTCAACCGACGCTCGCCCCGCTACACGACACGGTGGGCGGAACTGGCGGAGGTGGTGGTAGGGTGAATTCGGCGCAGTAATTAACTGCAAAATAAAATGATTTTGAAAGCCGTAAAAAATTATCTAAATTATCGAAAGTGTAGCTCGTTTGCTTAATATTCTCATAGTGTATGGGGCGGCAAAACCAAAGAAAATCCAGAAGGAGCAATAACAGATATGAAACACAATGCGGCTGAAATCTACAAAGAGGCTCTTGAACTCCCTCAGGAAGCGCGAGCCGCCCTTATCGGTTCGCTGCTTGATAGTCTGAATGAAGAGATGGATGAAAACGCCGAGTCTCTTTGGGAAGCGGAGATCCTGAAGCGTATCAGGGAACTTGATAAAGGCACTGCGAAGACCATCCCCTGGTTCGAAGTTAAACATCATCTTATGGTTCGCTAATGTCTTCTCGAACTGTGGTTTTTCACTCGGAAGCGGTCGCAGAAGCCAAAGCGGCGGTGCAATGGTATCGTGAACGAAACATCACAATTGCCGATGCGTTTCTTTCCGAGATGGATTCCGCAGTGGAAAGAATATCCGAAACGCCGGAAAGATGGCCTCTATACGTTCACAGAACACGAAGATTTTTATTCCGGCGATTCCCCTTTTTTATCGTCTATCGAGAAAAGTCCGAGACTATCGAGGTCATCGCTGTCACCCATTTCAGGCGAAAGCCTGGTTACTGGAAAAACCGCTCGCAACCTGTTAGTTGAAACAGATATGTAATTTATTCGGGTAATTGAGGCTATACAATGTCCTTTCCCGTAAACAGCAAAGAAGAAATAGT
Coding sequences:
- a CDS encoding addiction module protein, with the translated sequence MKHNAAEIYKEALELPQEARAALIGSLLDSLNEEMDENAESLWEAEILKRIRELDKGTAKTIPWFEVKHHLMVR
- a CDS encoding type II toxin-antitoxin system RelE/ParE family toxin produces the protein MSSRTVVFHSEAVAEAKAAVQWYRERNITIADAFLSEMDSAVERISETPERWPLYVHRTRRFLFRRFPFFIVYREKSETIEVIAVTHFRRKPGYWKNRSQPVS